The Humulus lupulus chromosome 4, drHumLupu1.1, whole genome shotgun sequence genome has a window encoding:
- the LOC133832909 gene encoding uncharacterized protein LOC133832909 codes for MWHEIGNEFVDAVLNFFLTDEISVELNNAVTSLVPKTDSPGTTIDYRPIACGNTLYKCISKMLCTCLVEVLPYLVHNNQGAFIKNRSTAHNVLIFQDLLKGYTRKNISSKCILKMDLSKAYDTIDWDFSADLLKALCFPSKFIKWIMHASQDTKFKFHPMCKSLKLMNLCFDDELVIFCKGSIDSVRLVQTTFQDFCDTSGLAANKNKSQIYFGGVDEANKQCMLAVVNIVEWSFPLKYLGVPLRPTKWKASDCGLNLKKIQLRLHTWASRHLSFARRAQLIQLILIGIRSYWMSIFLLPQKVVFEIDKFCRMFLWGVKENRCMILLTSWEQVCLHKEYGGIGFREESKWNKALLAKYVWAISTKKDCIWVKRVNNVYLRDQDFWSYSLK; via the exons ATGTGGCATGAGATTGGTAATGAATTTGTTGATGCCGTTTTGAATTTCTTCCTCACAGATGAAATCTCGGTTGAGCTTAATAATGCAGTGACATCTTTGGTGCCCAAAACTGATAGTCCAGGTACAACAATCGACTATAGGCCTATAGCTTGCGGCAACACACTGTATAAATGCATTTCTAAAATGCTTTGTACTTGCTTGGTTGAGGTGCTTCCCTACTTGGTTCATAATAATCAAGGTGCATTCATCAAGAACCGTTCTACAGCTCATAATGTTCTCATCTTTCAAGACCTCCTTAAAGGTTATACTAGGAAGAATATTTCTTCTAAATGTATCTTGAAGATGGATCTTAGCAAGGCATATGACACTATTGATTGGGATTTTTCGGCAGATTTGCTTAAAGCTCTTTGTTTCCCTTCTAAGTTCATCAAGTGGATTATG CATGCTTCTCAAGATACTAAGTTTAAATTCCACCCTATGTGTAAGAGCCTTAAGCTTATGAACCTCTGTTTTGATGATGAATTGGTTATCTTCTGTAAGGGTTCTATTGATTCTGTGAGGCTAGTGCAAACAACATTTCAGGACTTCTGTGATACCTCTGGTTTGGCTGCTAATAAAAACAAGTCTCAAATTTACTTTGGTGGTGTTGATGAGGCTAATAAGCAATGTATGTTGGCAGTTGTTAACATTGTTGAATGGTCTTTTCCTCTCAAGTATCTTGGGGTTCCGCTGAGACCAACGAAATGGAAAGCTTCTGACTGTGGTCTTAATCTTAAGAAGATTCAATTGAGACTTCATACCTGGGCTAGTAGACATCTTTCTTTTGCTAGAAGAGCCCAACTTATTCAATTGATTTTAATAGGTATTAGAAGCTACTGGATGAGCATTTTCCTCTTGCCTCAAAAAGTTGTTTTTGAAATAGACAAGTTTTGTCGAATGTTTTTATGGGGAGTTAAGGAGAATAGATGTATGATTCTTCTCACCTCTTGGGAACAAGTTTGCTTACATAAGGAGTATGGAGGTATTGGTTTTCGAGAAGAGAGTAAGTGGAATAAGGCTCTTCTAGCTAAGTATGTGTGGGCTATTTCTACCAAAAAAGACTGTATTTGGGTTAAACGGGTGAACAATGTGTATCTAAGGGATCAGGATTTTTGGTCTTACTCTTTGAAATAG
- the LOC133831215 gene encoding UDP-glycosyltransferase 73D1-like, translating to MAALVPSKQRQQPHFVLVPLMAQGHMIPMIDMARLFAERGVFVSLVTTPHNASRFESIITRASHSGLPIKLVQIPFPSQEVGLPIGYENLDSLPSRDLLRQFFKALNMLQKPLESYLEGEKNPIPSCIVSDKCLFWTSETAKKFNIPRLVFHGMCCFSLLSSHNIKLHNAHRSVTSDSEPFPIPGLQLPQRIEITRAQLPGAFVIQPDLDDFRDRMKEAETMAFGVVVNSFDELEKGCSEKYGEALNNKVWCIGPVSLSNKNDLDKVERGNRTYINDRECLEWLDTMEPNSVVYACLGSQCRLVPSQLIELGLGLEASGQPFIWVVKPGDKFFEFENWLKEERFEERIKGKGMLIVGWAPQVLILAHKAIGGFLTHCGWNSTIEAVCSGLPMITWPLFAEQFLNEKMVVDVLKIGVGVGVEVPVRWGDEEKIGVLVKRDGVKRAVEMLMDGGDEEVKYRRERARQLGEMAKRATEEGGSSYLNISSLIQDISNYY from the coding sequence ATGGCAGCTTTGGTACCCTCCAAACAAAGGCAGCAGCCACATTTTGTGTTAGTCCCTTTAATGGCTCAAGGCCATATGATTCCCATGATAGACATGGCTAGGCTTTTTGCCGAGCGTGGAGTTTTCGTCAGCCTAGTGACGACCCCACATAATGCCTCGAGATTCGAGTCAATCATTACTCGGGCATCCCATTCCGGACTCCCAATCAAGCTCGTCCAGATCCCATTTCCGAGCCAAGAAGTGGGCCTCCCAATCGGTTACGAGAATCTTGACAGCTTACCATCTAGAGACCTCTTGAGACAATTCTTTAAAGCTCTCAACATGCTTCAGAAGCCCCTGGAATCATACCTCGAGGGGGAAAAGAATCCGATTCCGAGTTGCATAGTCTCGGACAAGTGTTTGTTTTGGACTTCGGAAACGGCCAAGAAGTTCAATATTCCGAGGCTGGTCTTTCATGGCATGTGCTGCTTTTCACTCTTGTCTTCTCATAATATCAAGCTCCACAACGCTCATCGATCGGTCACTTCTGATTCCGAGCCATTCCCGATTCCGGGACTGCAGCTGCCTCAAAGAATCGAAATCACGAGAGCCCAGTTGCCCGGAGCGTTTGTTATTCAgccagacttggatgatttccgAGACAGGATGAAAGAGGCTGAAACGATGGCGTTTGGGGTCGTGGTCAACAGCTTCGATGAGCTCGAAAAAGGGTGTTCGGAGAAGTACGGCGAGGCTCTAAACAACAAAGTCTGGTGTATCGGACCGGTCTCTCTGTCGAACAAAAACGACTTGGATAAAGTCGAGAGAGGGAACCGGACCTACATAAACGACAGAGAGTGTCTAGAGTGGCTTGACACCATGGAACCAAACTCTGTCGTTTATGCATGTCTTGGTAGTCAGTGTCGTTTAGTTCCATCACAGCTTATAGAGCTAGGGTTGGGCTTGGAAGCATCTGGTCAACCCTTCATATGGGTGGTCAAACCAGGAGATAAGTTTTTTGAGTTTGAGAATTGGCTAAAGGAGGAAAGGTTTGAGGAGAGAATTAAGGGAAAGGGAATGTTGATCGTGGGCTGGGCCCCACAGGTTCTGATTCTGGCCCATAAAGCGATTGGTGGGTTTCTGACTCACTGTGGTTGGAACTCGACCATAGAAGCGGTTTGTTCTGGTTTACCAATGATAACTTGGCCACTTTTTGCTGAGCAATTTTTGAATGAGAAAATGGTCGTGGATGTTTTGAAAATTGGTGTTGGGGTTGGAGTTGAAGTCCCGGTTAGGTGGggtgatgaagaaaaaattggggTGTTGGTAAAGAGAGATGGAGTGAAGAGAGCCGTTGAGATGTTGATGGACGGTGGAGATGAAGAGGTGAAATATAGAAGAGAAAGAGCTAGACAACTTGGAGAGATGGCTAAAAGAGCTACTGAAGAAGGTGGATCTTCTTACTTGAACATATCATCTTTAATCCAAGACATATCTAATTATTACTAA